GTCGTCCGCTCGACGAAGGGCGACGTCTCGATGACCGACGGCCCCTACGCCGAGTCGAAGGAGCAGATGGGCGGCTTCTGGGTGATCGAGGCACCCGACCTCGACGCCGCGCTGGACTGGGCCGCCAAGGCCGCCGCCGCCTGCGAGGGACCCGTCGAGGTCCGCCCGATGCAAGGGTGACGGACCGGCTCGACGCCGTCTTCCGCCGTGAAGCCGGCCGCTGCACCGCCACGCTCATCCGCGTCCTCGGCGACATCGACCTCGCCGAGGACGCGGTCGCGGAAGCGTTCGCCGTCGCCGCCGAGCGGTGGCCGGCCGACGGCGTCCCGCCGAACCCGGGCGGTTGGATCCTCACCACGGCGCGCAACCGCGCCATCGACGGTCTCCGTCGCGAGTCGACACGCACCGACCGCCACGTCGCCGCGCACCGGCTGTACGTCGACGGCGTGGAACCCGACGACACCACCGAGATCGACGACCTCGACGCGTTCGCCGACGTCGTCGCCGACGACCAGCTGCGCTTGATGTTCCTCTGCTGCCACCCCGCGCTCAACGCGGACGCGCAGGTCGCGCTCACGCTCCGGCTCCTCGGCGGTCTCGACACCGACGAGATCGCGCGCGCGTTCCTCGTCCCCGAGGCGACGATGGCGCAGCGCATCGTGCGCGCCAAGCGCAAGCTGCGCGACAACCACGCGCCCTACCGCATCCCGCGACCGGCCGAGCTCCCGGACCGGCTCGACGCGGTGCTCGCGACGATCTACCTGATCTTCACCGAGGGCCACACCGCGACGTCGGGCGACGCGCTGACGCGCGTCGACCTGTCGAACGAGGCGATCCGGCTCGGACGGGTGC
This DNA window, taken from Acidimicrobiia bacterium, encodes the following:
- a CDS encoding RNA polymerase sigma factor; its protein translation is MTDRLDAVFRREAGRCTATLIRVLGDIDLAEDAVAEAFAVAAERWPADGVPPNPGGWILTTARNRAIDGLRRESTRTDRHVAAHRLYVDGVEPDDTTEIDDLDAFADVVADDQLRLMFLCCHPALNADAQVALTLRLLGGLDTDEIARAFLVPEATMAQRIVRAKRKLRDNHAPYRIPRPAELPDRLDAVLATIYLIFTEGHTATSGDALTRVDLSNEAIRLGRVLVELMPDEPEAVGLLALMLLTEARRPARVDDDGSMVRLADQDRARWDRALVDEGHALVRACLRRNQPGPFQVQAAIAAVHADAPTADATDWSQIVALYDQLYAMRPNAVVALNRAIAIAELDGPGAGLAALASIDDAAALADYQPYHAGRADLLARAGHVHEAVAAYDRALDLTTNPAEREFLGRQRRSTQKNLT
- a CDS encoding YciI family protein translates to MPQYLLGVWHDNDYDMDFSTPDAQRLSAQVGAFNDELQRTGTWVFGAGLHPASSATVVRSTKGDVSMTDGPYAESKEQMGGFWVIEAPDLDAALDWAAKAAAACEGPVEVRPMQG